A stretch of Arachis hypogaea cultivar Tifrunner chromosome 15, arahy.Tifrunner.gnm2.J5K5, whole genome shotgun sequence DNA encodes these proteins:
- the LOC112748026 gene encoding uncharacterized protein: MHCIKHIAVNFLRKFKAPYLQKLIVNIGYSSTVHEFNMRYQRLCDRGEVYTRWLDRTPRHQYALAFDSGHRWGHMTTNLVECINGVLKGARNPPVTTLVRATFYRLNELFTRKRAEAEARINAGHVFSEVVMIRLETNQRAFGNIQVSMFDRRNEVFEVHGMPSGMEYAIDLRRRQCDCGDFQVDRIHVAMCLNIVRTSILIGKFM; encoded by the exons ATGCATTGTATTAAGCACATAGCAGTGAACTTTTTGAGAAAGTTCAAGGCACCGTACTTGCAAAAGCTTATTGTCAACATAg GCTATTCCAGCACAGTGCATGAATTTAATATGCGATACCAACGACTATGTGACCGCGGCGAGGTTTATACTCGGTGGTTAGATAGAACCCCTCGGCATCAGTATGCTTTGGCATTTGATAGTGGACATAGATGGGGACATATGACCACGAATCTAGTTGAGTGTATCAATGGCGTCTTGAAAGGGGCACGCAATCCTCCAGTGACAACACTTGTTAGAGCCACTTTTTACAGACTCAATGAATTGTTCACCAGAAAGAGGGCCGAGGCCGAGGCACGCATTAATGCTGGACATGTTTTTTCTGAAGTTGTTATGATTCGACTTGAAACAAACCAGCGAGCATTCGGAAACATTCAGGTTAGTATGTTTGACAGGCGGAATGAGGTGTTCGAGGTCCATGGGATGCCATCCGGTATGGAGTATGCAATCGATCTACGCCGCCGACAATGTGATTGTGGTGATTTTCAGGTGGATCGAATCCATGTCGCCATGTGTTTGAATATTGTGCGAACCAGCATCTTGATTGGCAAGTTTATGTGA
- the LOC112749776 gene encoding uncharacterized protein, giving the protein MDLQPETATSSSPTFASIGRRSLKDMSISELISVLRADFDTVEEVLLARDAKHKAEISPLYEQIELERLTRLRLESELKTKQEGQRCHKCERTQEGYEMLLKEVKKSGLNDYKNNAIIEELRNKNRELEIQNSKATDELATIRIRCSELENARNASLASIEKLRVENCKLRKELNKRVNVLVKDEQDKEFNEMDVCGSTSLQRIKDIGKGQSSSGGLFFKVLDMDSCNNVSGDAAFEAVAEVYSERDDDGHLEPVPRMEFDSLEAVQTFYKRYARLIGFGWKIRTSKKGFDGRPNYVVLACTRGDRRVSSISTTLPTQFTKCSAKINVKKGKDGKWMIRKVDLDHNHDLSPLNFKYSGNTTISTLI; this is encoded by the exons ATGGACCTGCAGCCCGAAACCGCCACGAGCTCCTCTCCCACCTTCGCTTCCATCGGCCGCAGGAGCTTGAAGGACATGTCCATTTCCGAGCTCATTTCAGTTCTGCGCGCCGATTTTGACACCGTTGAAGAGGTTTTGTTGGCCAGAGATGCCAAACACAAAGCTGAGATCAGTCCACTTTATGAACAGATCGAATTAGAGAGGCTAACGAGGCTTCGACTGGAATCGGAGCTGAAGACGAAGCAGGAGGGGCAGCGTTGTCACAAGTGTGAGAGAACACAAGAGGGTTACGAAATGTTGCTGAAGGAAGTGAAGAAGAGCGGGTTGAATGATTATAAGAACAATGCTATTATTGAAGAATTAAGGAACAAGAATCGAGAGTTGGAGATTCAAAATAGCAAAGCAACTGATGAATTGGCTACGATTAGGATCAGATGCAGTGAATTGGAGAATGCAAGGAATGCGAGTTTGGCTTCCATTGAGAAGCTTAGGGTTGAGAATTGCAAATTGAGAAAGGAATTGAATAAAAGGGTTAATGTTTTAGTCAAAGATGAACAAGACAAGGAATTCAATGAAATGGATGTTTGCGGTTCTACCTCTTTGCAAAGAATTAAAGACATTGGCAAAGGCCAATCTTCATCAG GTGGACTGTTCTTTAAAGTGTTGGATATGGATTCATGCAACAATGTGTCAGGGGATGCTGCATTTGAAGCTGTTGCTGAGGTTTACTCAGAGAGAGATGACGATGGACATCTAGAACCAGTTCCTAGAATGGAGTTTGATTCCTTAGAAGCTGTTCAGACATTTTACAAGAGGTATGCCAGGCTAATTGGTTTTGGTTGGAAGATCAGGACCTCGAAAAAAGGGTTTGATGGGAGACCAAATTATGTGGTACTTGCATGCACTCGTGGGGATCGCCGTGTATCTAGTATTTCGACAACTCTTCCGACCCAATTCACAAAATGTTCTGCAAAGATCAATGTGAAGAAAGGAAAAGATGGAAAGTGGATGATTAGAAAGGTAGATCTTGATCACAACCACGACTTAAGCCCGTTAAATTTCAAATACTCAGGAAACACGACTATTAGCACACTCATTTAG